One part of the Magallana gigas chromosome 5, xbMagGiga1.1, whole genome shotgun sequence genome encodes these proteins:
- the LOC136269790 gene encoding neural cell adhesion molecule L1-like isoform X3, with translation MDWRLYLVFSLKTFICTVHGQDKSQMPPEMISVFNNEYFFPRDSILVDSSFKCQAENGQIQYVWKKDGVVVENTQFIPVDNSTGILRFVKIQTEHYGTYQCFASNTYGTSLSTPFNLKESMLGSFPIGDIQEVRCKQFEHCKIQCRGKPTCVPDSQCRVEWKIGLGTKNNVEINKRVGVDGNDSKAVDFIEPTLVFKKDGKAHVGGKGVLRCMFSGYPVPDIEWMSLGKFTTIKNVTGKYIISDFGRVLTIINAKPDNEGFYSCTGNGTTNSLSQRVFLNVTSAPILPGDNQMRDLVVPVGKNAIFRCEAESLPNEMPPTLPIWNKNGVDLVIAGGKYILSENSKVLTLTSVQKSDTGVYQCMSENSEGMLLKEAILKVIDPIIVRKRPLDNYKIAPGDILNLAVVADTDPPFTLQYKWMFTDHQGNESEIKSNEYWKLSWPINKQLTIDVSNVTDPTILVSLAGYYSVKIYHNYDEKVIYITVETDVFPNTDIVSVSPKTNTGQQTNSNAAICIVVAAIFSLFYGIDRS, from the exons ATGGATTGGAGACTTTATCTTGTCTTTTCCTTAAAGACTTTCATCTGTACCGTCCATGGGCAAG ATAAAAGTCAAATGCCTCCGGAAATGATTAGTGTCTTCAACAATGAATACTTCTTTCCAAGAGATTCCATACTGGTTGATTCTTCATTTAAGTGTCAAGCCGAAAATGGCCAGATCCA ATATGTGTGGAAAAAAGATGGAGTAGTTGTAGAGAATACCCAGTTTATTCCAGTAGACAATTCAACAGGAATTCTTAGATTTGTCAAGATACAGACAGAACATTATGGAACCTACCAATGTTTCGCATCTAATACTTATGGAACCTCACTTTCAACGCCCTTTAATTTGAAGGAATCAA TGTTAGGAAGCTTTCCTATCGGCGATATTCAAGAGGTACGATGTAAACAATTTGAGCATTGTAAAATCCAGTGTCGTGGGAAGCCAACCTGTGTGCCAGACTCACAATGTAGAGTGGAATGGAAAATTGGACTTGGAACCAAAAATAATGTTGAGATTAACAAACGAGTTGGAGTGGATGGAAATG ATTCGAAAGCAGTTGATTTTATAGAACCAACCTTAGTATTCAAAAAAGATGGTAAAGCTCATGTTGGGGGAAAGGGTGTTCTGAGATGCATGTTTTCTGGATA TCCTGTCCCAGATATTGAATGGATGTCTTTAGGCAAATTTACAACCATTAAAAACGTCACAGGCAAATATATCATCAGTGACTTTGGAAGAGTACTGACTATCATAAATGCAAAGCCAGACAACGAAGGTTTTTATTCATGCACAGGAAATGGGACGACAAACTCTCTTTCTCAAAGGGTCTTTTTAAATGTCACAT CCGCTCCCATTCTGCCCGGAGACAATCAGATGCGCGATCTGGTGGTACCAGTTGGAAAAAACGCCATATTCCGCTGTGAGGCCGAGTCCTTACCGAATGAGATGCCTCCAACTCTTCCAATATGGAACAAGAATGGAGTGGATCTAGTGATCGCTGGAG GGAAGTACATCTTGAGCGAGAACAGCAAAGTGTTGACCCTAACTAGCGTACAGAAGTCTGATACAGGGGTTTACCAGTGTATGTCAGAGAACAGTGAGGGGATGCTACTGAAGGAAGCCATACTCAAAGTTATAG ATCCAATTATTGTCCGAAAGCGCCCACTGGATAATTACAAAATTGCGCCAGGGGATATACTGAACCTAGCAGTGGTCGCTGATACTGATCCCCCTTTCACTCTTCAGTACAAATGGATGTTTACTGACCACCAAGGCAACGAAAGCGAAATCAAAAGTAACGAGTATTGGAAGCTTTCTTGGCctataaataaacagttaactATTGATGTGAGTAATGTTACAGATCCGACCATTCTAGTTTCTCTTGCGGGTTACTACAGCGTGAAAATATACCACAACTATGATGAGAAAGTTATTTACATTACCGTGGAGACAGACGTCTTTCCTAATACAGATATTG TTTCAGTTTCTCCAAAAACAAACACTGGTCAACAAACCAATTCAAACGCCGCTATCTGCATTGTTGTAGCCGCCATATTCTCGCTTTTCTA TGGAATAGACAGAAGTTGA
- the LOC105322290 gene encoding neural cell adhesion molecule L1 isoform X2, with the protein MDWTLFLGLFLQTLICTVIGQDSSQMPPNMTSIFNDEYSFPRDSKLTDASFNCKAENGRVLYVWKKDGDVVQNTQFVTVNNSVGILKFDKMQNEDYGTYQCFATNDFGTTLSKPFKIMEARLGSFPTSQTEEIKCEEFKHCKVECRHKPTCLPESQCKVEWKIGEGTKTNVEINKRVGVDGNGDLHFLWTNMSDWTGQQYRCGVWHEQLKTLVVGSQTSLKIDSSTAVPKVDPMLVFKENGKALIGEKGVLRCMFSGYPSPDITWISPQKMNIDNADGKYEISDFGRVLTILRAESENEGKYTCKHSGKTETVFLNVTSAPFLNGSHQMQDLVVPEGQMATFRCEVESLTDELPPTRPTWKKNGVDLKIDGGKYLLGENSQVLRVKDVQKSDSGVYQCMSENSEGVLLKEAILKVTDPIKTTVETVVPKTQNSKETGSNAAVAIIVAVLISIIVLVILVFVARRIQQRGSSMDKKELATGHDSENERKETSLKDQPV; encoded by the exons ATGGATTGGACACTTTTTCTAGGACTGTTTCTACAGACTCTCATTTGTACTGTCATCGGCCAag ATTCTAGTCAGATGCCACCAAACATGACCAGTATCTTTAACGATGAATACTCTTTCCCTCGAGATTCCAAATTAACTGATGCTTCCTTTAACTGCAAGGCAGAAAATGGAAGGGTTCT ATATGTTTGGAAAAAAGACGGAGATGTGGTACAGAATACTCAGTTTGTTACAGTGAACAATTCAGTGGGAATTCTTAAGTTTGACAAGATGCAAAACGAGGACTATGGAACTTACCAATGCTTTGCTACAAATGATTTCGGAACAACACTTTCAAAGCCATTCAAAATAATGGAAGCAA gatTAGGAAGTTTTCCCACTTCTCAAACTGAAGAGATAAAATGTGAAGAATTTAAGCATTGCAAAGTAGAGTGTCGACACAAGCCAACGTGTTTGCCAGAATCACAGTGTAAAGTGGAATGGAAAATTGGAGAAGGAACTAAGACCAatgtagaaataaataaaagggtTGGAGTTGATGGAAATG GCGATCTTCATTTTCTTTGGACAAATATGAGTGACTGGACTGGTCAACAGTACAGGTGTGGGGTGTGGCATGAGCAACTTAAGACATTGGTTGTTGGAAGTCAAACAAGTCTAAAAATTGACA GTTCAACAGCAGTTCCAAAAGTAGACCCAATGTTGGTGTTCAAAGAAAACGGCAAAGCTCTGATTGGTGAGAAGGGCGTTCTGAGATGCATGTTTTCTGGATA CCCTAGCCCAGACATCACGTGGATTTCCCCGCAAAAGATGAACATTGACAATGCCGACGGCAAATATGAAATCAGTGACTTCGGCAGAGTGCTCACAATTTTGCGAGCGGAATCAGAAAATGAAGGAAAATACACTTGTAAACATTCGGGGAAAACCGAAACTGTCTTTTTGAATGTCACAT CTGCTCCCTTTCTAAATGGGAGCCATCAGATGCAAGATTTGGTGGTACCAGAAGGACAGATGGCCACGTTCCGCTGTGAGGTTGAGTCCTTGACCGATGAATTACCACCAACTCGACCGACTTGGAAGAAAAATGGAGTTGATTTAAAGATAGATGGAG GAAAGTACCTATTGGGAGAAAATAGTCAAGTGTTGAGAGTCAAAGATGTTCAGAAGTCAGACTCGGGGGTTTACCAGTGTATGTCAGAAAACAGCGAGGGTGTTCTACTGAAGGAGGCCATACTTAAAGTTACAG ATCCGATAAAAACCACCGTGGAGACAG TTGTCCCAAAGACGCAGAATTCCAAAGAAACCGGTTCAAACGCCGCTGTCGCCATCATCGTGGCCGTTCTAATCTCCATTATAGTCCTTGTCATCCTCGTTTTCGTTGCTCGGAGAATTCAACAGAGAGGCTCCTCTA TGGATAAGAAAGAACTTGCCACTGGACACGACTCTGAGAACGAACGGAAAGAAACCTCGCTCAAGGACCAACCAGTGTAG
- the LOC136269790 gene encoding neural cell adhesion molecule L1-like isoform X2: MDWRLYLVFSLKTFICTVHGQDKSQMPPEMISVFNNEYFFPRDSILVDSSFKCQAENGQIQYVWKKDGVVVENTQFIPVDNSTGILRFVKIQTEHYGTYQCFASNTYGTSLSTPFNLKESMLGSFPIGDIQEVRCKQFEHCKIQCRGKPTCVPDSQCRVEWKIGLGTKNNVEINKRVGVDGNGDLHFLWTDTADWNGLQYKCGMWMKQMKLLVIGSQTSLKIDYSKAVDFIEPTLVFKKDGKAHVGGKGVLRCMFSGYPVPDIEWMSLGKFTTIKNVTGKYIISDFGRVLTIINAKPDNEGFYSCTGNGTTNSLSQRVFLNVTSAPILPGDNQMRDLVVPVGKNAIFRCEAESLPNEMPPTLPIWNKNGVDLVIAGGKYILSENSKVLTLTSVQKSDTGVYQCMSENSEGMLLKEAILKVIDPIIVRKRPLDNYKIAPGDILNLAVVADTDPPFTLQYKWMFTDHQGNESEIKSNEYWKLSWPINKQLTIDVSNVTDPTILVSLAGYYSVKIYHNYDEKVIYITVETDVFPNTDIVSVSPKTNTGQQTNSNAAICIVVAAIFSLFYGIDRS; this comes from the exons ATGGATTGGAGACTTTATCTTGTCTTTTCCTTAAAGACTTTCATCTGTACCGTCCATGGGCAAG ATAAAAGTCAAATGCCTCCGGAAATGATTAGTGTCTTCAACAATGAATACTTCTTTCCAAGAGATTCCATACTGGTTGATTCTTCATTTAAGTGTCAAGCCGAAAATGGCCAGATCCA ATATGTGTGGAAAAAAGATGGAGTAGTTGTAGAGAATACCCAGTTTATTCCAGTAGACAATTCAACAGGAATTCTTAGATTTGTCAAGATACAGACAGAACATTATGGAACCTACCAATGTTTCGCATCTAATACTTATGGAACCTCACTTTCAACGCCCTTTAATTTGAAGGAATCAA TGTTAGGAAGCTTTCCTATCGGCGATATTCAAGAGGTACGATGTAAACAATTTGAGCATTGTAAAATCCAGTGTCGTGGGAAGCCAACCTGTGTGCCAGACTCACAATGTAGAGTGGAATGGAAAATTGGACTTGGAACCAAAAATAATGTTGAGATTAACAAACGAGTTGGAGTGGATGGAAATG GTGATCTCCATTTTCTGTGGACGGACACTGCTGACTGGAACGGTTTACAGTATAAGTGTGGGATGTGGATGAAACAGATGAAGCTGTTAGTGATTGGCAGCCAGACAAGTCTAAAAATTGACT ATTCGAAAGCAGTTGATTTTATAGAACCAACCTTAGTATTCAAAAAAGATGGTAAAGCTCATGTTGGGGGAAAGGGTGTTCTGAGATGCATGTTTTCTGGATA TCCTGTCCCAGATATTGAATGGATGTCTTTAGGCAAATTTACAACCATTAAAAACGTCACAGGCAAATATATCATCAGTGACTTTGGAAGAGTACTGACTATCATAAATGCAAAGCCAGACAACGAAGGTTTTTATTCATGCACAGGAAATGGGACGACAAACTCTCTTTCTCAAAGGGTCTTTTTAAATGTCACAT CCGCTCCCATTCTGCCCGGAGACAATCAGATGCGCGATCTGGTGGTACCAGTTGGAAAAAACGCCATATTCCGCTGTGAGGCCGAGTCCTTACCGAATGAGATGCCTCCAACTCTTCCAATATGGAACAAGAATGGAGTGGATCTAGTGATCGCTGGAG GGAAGTACATCTTGAGCGAGAACAGCAAAGTGTTGACCCTAACTAGCGTACAGAAGTCTGATACAGGGGTTTACCAGTGTATGTCAGAGAACAGTGAGGGGATGCTACTGAAGGAAGCCATACTCAAAGTTATAG ATCCAATTATTGTCCGAAAGCGCCCACTGGATAATTACAAAATTGCGCCAGGGGATATACTGAACCTAGCAGTGGTCGCTGATACTGATCCCCCTTTCACTCTTCAGTACAAATGGATGTTTACTGACCACCAAGGCAACGAAAGCGAAATCAAAAGTAACGAGTATTGGAAGCTTTCTTGGCctataaataaacagttaactATTGATGTGAGTAATGTTACAGATCCGACCATTCTAGTTTCTCTTGCGGGTTACTACAGCGTGAAAATATACCACAACTATGATGAGAAAGTTATTTACATTACCGTGGAGACAGACGTCTTTCCTAATACAGATATTG TTTCAGTTTCTCCAAAAACAAACACTGGTCAACAAACCAATTCAAACGCCGCTATCTGCATTGTTGTAGCCGCCATATTCTCGCTTTTCTA TGGAATAGACAGAAGTTGA
- the LOC105322290 gene encoding neural cell adhesion molecule L1 isoform X1, with amino-acid sequence MDWTLFLGLFLQTLICTVIGQDSSQMPPNMTSIFNDEYSFPRDSKLTDASFNCKAENGRVLYVWKKDGDVVQNTQFVTVNNSVGILKFDKMQNEDYGTYQCFATNDFGTTLSKPFKIMEARLGSFPTSQTEEIKCEEFKHCKVECRHKPTCLPESQCKVEWKIGEGTKTNVEINKRVGVDGNGDLHFLWTNMSDWTGQQYRCGVWHEQLKTLVVGSQTSLKIDSSTAVPKVDPMLVFKENGKALIGEKGVLRCMFSGYPSPDITWISPQKMNIDNADGKYEISDFGRVLTILRAESENEGKYTCKHSGKTETVFLNVTSAPFLNGSHQMQDLVVPEGQMATFRCEVESLTDELPPTRPTWKKNGVDLKIDGGKYLLGENSQVLRVKDVQKSDSGVYQCMSENSEGVLLKEAILKVTDPIKTTVETGIITIKTTITSTDIFTTDIAHTEIVNTDISSNIITTKVVPKTQNSKETGSNAAVAIIVAVLISIIVLVILVFVARRIQQRGSSMDKKELATGHDSENERKETSLKDQPV; translated from the exons ATGGATTGGACACTTTTTCTAGGACTGTTTCTACAGACTCTCATTTGTACTGTCATCGGCCAag ATTCTAGTCAGATGCCACCAAACATGACCAGTATCTTTAACGATGAATACTCTTTCCCTCGAGATTCCAAATTAACTGATGCTTCCTTTAACTGCAAGGCAGAAAATGGAAGGGTTCT ATATGTTTGGAAAAAAGACGGAGATGTGGTACAGAATACTCAGTTTGTTACAGTGAACAATTCAGTGGGAATTCTTAAGTTTGACAAGATGCAAAACGAGGACTATGGAACTTACCAATGCTTTGCTACAAATGATTTCGGAACAACACTTTCAAAGCCATTCAAAATAATGGAAGCAA gatTAGGAAGTTTTCCCACTTCTCAAACTGAAGAGATAAAATGTGAAGAATTTAAGCATTGCAAAGTAGAGTGTCGACACAAGCCAACGTGTTTGCCAGAATCACAGTGTAAAGTGGAATGGAAAATTGGAGAAGGAACTAAGACCAatgtagaaataaataaaagggtTGGAGTTGATGGAAATG GCGATCTTCATTTTCTTTGGACAAATATGAGTGACTGGACTGGTCAACAGTACAGGTGTGGGGTGTGGCATGAGCAACTTAAGACATTGGTTGTTGGAAGTCAAACAAGTCTAAAAATTGACA GTTCAACAGCAGTTCCAAAAGTAGACCCAATGTTGGTGTTCAAAGAAAACGGCAAAGCTCTGATTGGTGAGAAGGGCGTTCTGAGATGCATGTTTTCTGGATA CCCTAGCCCAGACATCACGTGGATTTCCCCGCAAAAGATGAACATTGACAATGCCGACGGCAAATATGAAATCAGTGACTTCGGCAGAGTGCTCACAATTTTGCGAGCGGAATCAGAAAATGAAGGAAAATACACTTGTAAACATTCGGGGAAAACCGAAACTGTCTTTTTGAATGTCACAT CTGCTCCCTTTCTAAATGGGAGCCATCAGATGCAAGATTTGGTGGTACCAGAAGGACAGATGGCCACGTTCCGCTGTGAGGTTGAGTCCTTGACCGATGAATTACCACCAACTCGACCGACTTGGAAGAAAAATGGAGTTGATTTAAAGATAGATGGAG GAAAGTACCTATTGGGAGAAAATAGTCAAGTGTTGAGAGTCAAAGATGTTCAGAAGTCAGACTCGGGGGTTTACCAGTGTATGTCAGAAAACAGCGAGGGTGTTCTACTGAAGGAGGCCATACTTAAAGTTACAG ATCCGATAAAAACCACCGTGGAGACAGGTATCATCACCATCAAAACGACCATCACTTCCACTGATAtttttactacagatattgCTCATACAGAAATTGTTAATACAGATATTAGTTCTAATATCATTACTACTAAGG TTGTCCCAAAGACGCAGAATTCCAAAGAAACCGGTTCAAACGCCGCTGTCGCCATCATCGTGGCCGTTCTAATCTCCATTATAGTCCTTGTCATCCTCGTTTTCGTTGCTCGGAGAATTCAACAGAGAGGCTCCTCTA TGGATAAGAAAGAACTTGCCACTGGACACGACTCTGAGAACGAACGGAAAGAAACCTCGCTCAAGGACCAACCAGTGTAG
- the LOC136269790 gene encoding neural cell adhesion molecule L1-like isoform X1, translating into MDWRLYLVFSLKTFICTVHGQDKSQMPPEMISVFNNEYFFPRDSILVDSSFKCQAENGQIQYVWKKDGVVVENTQFIPVDNSTGILRFVKIQTEHYGTYQCFASNTYGTSLSTPFNLKESMLGSFPIGDIQEVRCKQFEHCKIQCRGKPTCVPDSQCRVEWKIGLGTKNNVEINKRVGVDGNGDLHFLWTDTADWNGLQYKCGMWMKQMKLLVIGSQTSLKIDCFILDSKAVDFIEPTLVFKKDGKAHVGGKGVLRCMFSGYPVPDIEWMSLGKFTTIKNVTGKYIISDFGRVLTIINAKPDNEGFYSCTGNGTTNSLSQRVFLNVTSAPILPGDNQMRDLVVPVGKNAIFRCEAESLPNEMPPTLPIWNKNGVDLVIAGGKYILSENSKVLTLTSVQKSDTGVYQCMSENSEGMLLKEAILKVIDPIIVRKRPLDNYKIAPGDILNLAVVADTDPPFTLQYKWMFTDHQGNESEIKSNEYWKLSWPINKQLTIDVSNVTDPTILVSLAGYYSVKIYHNYDEKVIYITVETDVFPNTDIVSVSPKTNTGQQTNSNAAICIVVAAIFSLFYGIDRS; encoded by the exons ATGGATTGGAGACTTTATCTTGTCTTTTCCTTAAAGACTTTCATCTGTACCGTCCATGGGCAAG ATAAAAGTCAAATGCCTCCGGAAATGATTAGTGTCTTCAACAATGAATACTTCTTTCCAAGAGATTCCATACTGGTTGATTCTTCATTTAAGTGTCAAGCCGAAAATGGCCAGATCCA ATATGTGTGGAAAAAAGATGGAGTAGTTGTAGAGAATACCCAGTTTATTCCAGTAGACAATTCAACAGGAATTCTTAGATTTGTCAAGATACAGACAGAACATTATGGAACCTACCAATGTTTCGCATCTAATACTTATGGAACCTCACTTTCAACGCCCTTTAATTTGAAGGAATCAA TGTTAGGAAGCTTTCCTATCGGCGATATTCAAGAGGTACGATGTAAACAATTTGAGCATTGTAAAATCCAGTGTCGTGGGAAGCCAACCTGTGTGCCAGACTCACAATGTAGAGTGGAATGGAAAATTGGACTTGGAACCAAAAATAATGTTGAGATTAACAAACGAGTTGGAGTGGATGGAAATG GTGATCTCCATTTTCTGTGGACGGACACTGCTGACTGGAACGGTTTACAGTATAAGTGTGGGATGTGGATGAAACAGATGAAGCTGTTAGTGATTGGCAGCCAGACAAGTCTAAAAATTGACT GTTTTATTTTAGATTCGAAAGCAGTTGATTTTATAGAACCAACCTTAGTATTCAAAAAAGATGGTAAAGCTCATGTTGGGGGAAAGGGTGTTCTGAGATGCATGTTTTCTGGATA TCCTGTCCCAGATATTGAATGGATGTCTTTAGGCAAATTTACAACCATTAAAAACGTCACAGGCAAATATATCATCAGTGACTTTGGAAGAGTACTGACTATCATAAATGCAAAGCCAGACAACGAAGGTTTTTATTCATGCACAGGAAATGGGACGACAAACTCTCTTTCTCAAAGGGTCTTTTTAAATGTCACAT CCGCTCCCATTCTGCCCGGAGACAATCAGATGCGCGATCTGGTGGTACCAGTTGGAAAAAACGCCATATTCCGCTGTGAGGCCGAGTCCTTACCGAATGAGATGCCTCCAACTCTTCCAATATGGAACAAGAATGGAGTGGATCTAGTGATCGCTGGAG GGAAGTACATCTTGAGCGAGAACAGCAAAGTGTTGACCCTAACTAGCGTACAGAAGTCTGATACAGGGGTTTACCAGTGTATGTCAGAGAACAGTGAGGGGATGCTACTGAAGGAAGCCATACTCAAAGTTATAG ATCCAATTATTGTCCGAAAGCGCCCACTGGATAATTACAAAATTGCGCCAGGGGATATACTGAACCTAGCAGTGGTCGCTGATACTGATCCCCCTTTCACTCTTCAGTACAAATGGATGTTTACTGACCACCAAGGCAACGAAAGCGAAATCAAAAGTAACGAGTATTGGAAGCTTTCTTGGCctataaataaacagttaactATTGATGTGAGTAATGTTACAGATCCGACCATTCTAGTTTCTCTTGCGGGTTACTACAGCGTGAAAATATACCACAACTATGATGAGAAAGTTATTTACATTACCGTGGAGACAGACGTCTTTCCTAATACAGATATTG TTTCAGTTTCTCCAAAAACAAACACTGGTCAACAAACCAATTCAAACGCCGCTATCTGCATTGTTGTAGCCGCCATATTCTCGCTTTTCTA TGGAATAGACAGAAGTTGA
- the LOC136269790 gene encoding neural cell adhesion molecule L1-like isoform X4: MDWRLYLVFSLKTFICTVHGQDKSQMPPEMISVFNNEYFFPRDSILVDSSFKCQAENGQIQYVWKKDGVVVENTQFIPVDNSTGILRFVKIQTEHYGTYQCFASNTYGTSLSTPFNLKESMLGSFPIGDIQEVRCKQFEHCKIQCRGKPTCVPDSQCRVEWKIGLGTKNNVEINKRVGVDGNGDLHFLWTDTADWNGLQYKCGMWMKQMKLLVIGSQTSLKIDCFILDSKAVDFIEPTLVFKKDGKAHVGGKGVLRCMFSGYPVPDIEWMSLGKFTTIKNVTGKYIISDFGRVLTIINAKPDNEGFYSCTGNGTTNSLSQRVFLNVTSAPILPGDNQMRDLVVPVGKNAIFRCEAESLPNEMPPTLPIWNKNGVDLVIAGGKYILSENSKVLTLTSVQKSDTGVYQCMSENSEGMLLKEAILKVIVSVSPKTNTGQQTNSNAAICIVVAAIFSLFYGIDRS, translated from the exons ATGGATTGGAGACTTTATCTTGTCTTTTCCTTAAAGACTTTCATCTGTACCGTCCATGGGCAAG ATAAAAGTCAAATGCCTCCGGAAATGATTAGTGTCTTCAACAATGAATACTTCTTTCCAAGAGATTCCATACTGGTTGATTCTTCATTTAAGTGTCAAGCCGAAAATGGCCAGATCCA ATATGTGTGGAAAAAAGATGGAGTAGTTGTAGAGAATACCCAGTTTATTCCAGTAGACAATTCAACAGGAATTCTTAGATTTGTCAAGATACAGACAGAACATTATGGAACCTACCAATGTTTCGCATCTAATACTTATGGAACCTCACTTTCAACGCCCTTTAATTTGAAGGAATCAA TGTTAGGAAGCTTTCCTATCGGCGATATTCAAGAGGTACGATGTAAACAATTTGAGCATTGTAAAATCCAGTGTCGTGGGAAGCCAACCTGTGTGCCAGACTCACAATGTAGAGTGGAATGGAAAATTGGACTTGGAACCAAAAATAATGTTGAGATTAACAAACGAGTTGGAGTGGATGGAAATG GTGATCTCCATTTTCTGTGGACGGACACTGCTGACTGGAACGGTTTACAGTATAAGTGTGGGATGTGGATGAAACAGATGAAGCTGTTAGTGATTGGCAGCCAGACAAGTCTAAAAATTGACT GTTTTATTTTAGATTCGAAAGCAGTTGATTTTATAGAACCAACCTTAGTATTCAAAAAAGATGGTAAAGCTCATGTTGGGGGAAAGGGTGTTCTGAGATGCATGTTTTCTGGATA TCCTGTCCCAGATATTGAATGGATGTCTTTAGGCAAATTTACAACCATTAAAAACGTCACAGGCAAATATATCATCAGTGACTTTGGAAGAGTACTGACTATCATAAATGCAAAGCCAGACAACGAAGGTTTTTATTCATGCACAGGAAATGGGACGACAAACTCTCTTTCTCAAAGGGTCTTTTTAAATGTCACAT CCGCTCCCATTCTGCCCGGAGACAATCAGATGCGCGATCTGGTGGTACCAGTTGGAAAAAACGCCATATTCCGCTGTGAGGCCGAGTCCTTACCGAATGAGATGCCTCCAACTCTTCCAATATGGAACAAGAATGGAGTGGATCTAGTGATCGCTGGAG GGAAGTACATCTTGAGCGAGAACAGCAAAGTGTTGACCCTAACTAGCGTACAGAAGTCTGATACAGGGGTTTACCAGTGTATGTCAGAGAACAGTGAGGGGATGCTACTGAAGGAAGCCATACTCAAAGTTATAG TTTCAGTTTCTCCAAAAACAAACACTGGTCAACAAACCAATTCAAACGCCGCTATCTGCATTGTTGTAGCCGCCATATTCTCGCTTTTCTA TGGAATAGACAGAAGTTGA